A genomic window from Tolypothrix sp. PCC 7910 includes:
- a CDS encoding ImmA/IrrE family metallo-endopeptidase, whose product MNKTLEMPMLYKRLSKVGLQPKFIQEKALPEWWDAELENNPVAVLEAAGRIAKRLGLDMASVLDPDAPITFKQVIRPKFKKIQNNSDESRLIVAQGLATRVAEMVTYACKKPFTDMATSAFEIRNFILKNNYYIDLDAILRFCWNCGIPVVHFSEFPKGSIKMDGMAAVINERPVIVLSSNRKYSAYLLFIILHEIGHIASGHVKDCVLIDEKIIKEAEDKEEQEANEFAEIILFGEKNKYAWGKISDSIQIARMVRQLGNKDMVDPGALALNYAWQKGEKEDWVIAGGALKILEPVANASVKINSYLEKELDWQSLDTDSEEYLKLVTGV is encoded by the coding sequence ATGAATAAAACCCTTGAAATGCCAATGCTGTATAAACGCTTATCAAAAGTGGGATTACAGCCAAAGTTTATTCAAGAAAAAGCCTTACCTGAATGGTGGGATGCAGAACTTGAAAATAATCCTGTAGCTGTTTTAGAAGCGGCAGGACGTATTGCTAAACGTTTAGGGCTAGATATGGCATCAGTCCTTGATCCTGATGCTCCTATTACTTTTAAGCAAGTAATTCGCCCTAAATTTAAGAAGATACAAAACAATTCTGATGAGAGCCGATTAATTGTTGCTCAAGGGCTAGCTACTCGCGTAGCTGAGATGGTTACGTATGCTTGTAAAAAACCTTTTACAGATATGGCAACAAGTGCATTTGAAATTCGGAATTTTATCCTGAAAAATAATTATTACATAGACCTTGATGCTATTCTCAGATTTTGCTGGAATTGTGGGATTCCAGTAGTCCATTTTTCTGAATTTCCTAAAGGAAGCATCAAGATGGATGGTATGGCAGCAGTGATTAATGAGCGTCCAGTAATTGTACTTAGCTCTAATCGAAAATACTCTGCTTACTTGCTTTTTATCATTCTTCATGAAATTGGACATATTGCCAGTGGTCATGTTAAGGACTGTGTTCTGATTGATGAAAAGATAATTAAGGAAGCGGAAGACAAAGAAGAGCAAGAAGCAAATGAGTTTGCCGAAATCATTCTATTTGGAGAGAAAAATAAATATGCATGGGGTAAGATATCTGACTCCATACAAATAGCGCGGATGGTGCGGCAATTAGGAAATAAAGATATGGTAGATCCTGGCGCGTTAGCATTAAATTATGCTTGGCAAAAAGGAGAGAAAGAAGACTGGGTCATTGCTGGAGGTGCATTAAAGATACTTGAGCCTGTGGCTAATGCATCAGTTAAAATCAATAGCTATCTAGAAAAAGAGCTAGACTGGCAAAGCTTGGACACAGACAGCGAAGAATACCTTAAACTCGTAACAGGAGTATAA
- a CDS encoding class I SAM-dependent DNA methyltransferase: MSISTTIKTIQDIMRKDAGVDGDAQRISQLVWMIFLKVFDAREEEYELLEDNYKSPIPEGLRWRNWAADAEGITGDALLDFVDNALFKTLKELRTTATDARGRMIGKVFEDAYNYMKNGTLIRQVINKLNEVDFNKKDQKKQFSEIYEKILKDLQSAGNAGEYYTPRAVTKFIVDRIKPQLGEIVLDPACGTGGFLTAAIDYIRQNFQSADVPEILQRTIRGTEKKPLPYNLCVTNLVLHGIDVPEAEHDNTLARPLRDYSPQERVDVIITNPPFGGMEEDGIEDNFPASFRTRETADLFLVLIAHLLKEGGRGAIVLPDGTLFGEGVKTRIKEKLLQDCNLHTIVRLPNGVFNPYTGIKTNLLFFTKGEPTETIWYYEHPYPAGYKSYSKTKPIRFEEFAPEQEWWDNREENEFAWQVSIADLKANNYNLDIKNPHKVDVEHADLDEMLAEHQKLMAELGEVRSKLKFELMEALERDEA, from the coding sequence ATGTCAATCAGCACTACAATTAAGACTATTCAAGATATCATGCGGAAGGATGCGGGCGTTGATGGTGACGCGCAACGCATCAGCCAGTTAGTTTGGATGATATTCCTCAAGGTTTTTGATGCTCGTGAAGAAGAATATGAACTGCTAGAGGATAATTATAAATCTCCGATTCCTGAAGGTTTGCGTTGGCGTAACTGGGCAGCAGATGCAGAAGGGATTACTGGAGATGCTTTATTAGATTTTGTCGATAATGCTTTATTTAAAACTCTCAAAGAACTGAGAACTACGGCAACCGATGCCCGTGGGCGAATGATTGGTAAGGTGTTTGAGGATGCCTACAACTATATGAAAAATGGCACTCTCATCCGCCAAGTAATTAATAAGCTCAATGAAGTTGATTTTAATAAAAAAGACCAGAAAAAACAGTTCAGCGAAATTTACGAGAAAATTCTCAAAGATTTGCAGAGTGCGGGAAATGCCGGAGAATATTATACTCCCCGTGCGGTGACAAAGTTTATTGTCGATAGAATCAAGCCGCAATTAGGCGAAATTGTCCTTGACCCTGCTTGCGGTACAGGTGGCTTTTTAACAGCAGCAATTGATTACATTCGCCAAAATTTTCAAAGTGCTGATGTTCCAGAAATTCTGCAACGGACGATTCGCGGAACTGAGAAAAAGCCGTTACCTTATAACCTTTGTGTGACGAATTTGGTATTACATGGTATTGATGTGCCAGAAGCAGAACATGATAACACTTTGGCACGACCATTACGTGATTATAGTCCGCAAGAACGGGTGGATGTAATTATTACAAATCCGCCTTTTGGTGGGATGGAAGAAGATGGAATAGAAGATAATTTTCCCGCTAGTTTCCGCACTAGAGAAACAGCAGATTTATTTCTGGTGCTGATTGCTCATTTACTCAAAGAAGGCGGTAGAGGCGCAATAGTTTTACCAGATGGGACGCTGTTTGGCGAAGGTGTGAAAACGCGGATTAAAGAAAAACTGCTGCAAGATTGCAATCTACATACAATTGTGCGCTTACCAAATGGGGTATTTAATCCCTACACAGGTATTAAAACTAATCTACTATTTTTCACTAAAGGGGAACCAACAGAAACGATTTGGTATTATGAACACCCTTATCCAGCAGGTTATAAGTCATACTCGAAAACTAAGCCGATTCGCTTTGAGGAGTTTGCACCGGAGCAAGAATGGTGGGATAACCGCGAGGAAAATGAATTTGCTTGGCAGGTTTCAATTGCTGATTTGAAGGCGAATAATTACAACCTAGATATTAAAAATCCTCACAAAGTTGATGTAGAACACGCTGATTTAGATGAGATGTTAGCAGAGCATCAAAAACTCATGGCTGAGTTGGGTGAGGTGCGGAGTAAGTTGAAGTTTGAATTAATGGAAGCCTTGGAAAGAGATGAAGCTTGA
- a CDS encoding CopG family transcriptional regulator, with product MSNISIGIRISTNLHKRLEVYIAETHLTKTEVILNALAQYLDVSEEIPLSQRVAALEAQMLELKSLIKNTSSTNISAI from the coding sequence GTGTCTAATATTTCTATTGGTATCCGAATATCAACTAATCTTCACAAGCGGTTAGAAGTCTATATTGCCGAAACTCACTTAACCAAAACCGAAGTGATTTTAAATGCTTTGGCTCAGTATCTGGATGTAAGTGAAGAAATCCCGTTGAGCCAGAGAGTGGCAGCATTGGAAGCTCAAATGTTAGAGCTAAAAAGTTTGATCAAAAATACTTCAAGTACAAATATAAGCGCCATTTAA
- a CDS encoding helix-turn-helix domain-containing protein: MNPHPLQQREQDLMQFYSYCQLGMTPKQFYTKWQVNYEEMAQICDRSLSTVRRWFARGKNYRRPMPADLRHLALMNFLLEHFEEIPKEVLQKLCFPDESE; the protein is encoded by the coding sequence ATGAATCCTCACCCACTCCAACAGCGAGAGCAAGATTTGATGCAATTCTACAGTTATTGCCAACTGGGTATGACTCCTAAGCAGTTTTACACCAAGTGGCAGGTGAACTACGAAGAAATGGCGCAGATTTGCGATCGTTCTCTTTCCACCGTTCGCCGCTGGTTTGCTAGAGGTAAAAACTACCGTCGCCCCATGCCAGCCGATTTACGCCACCTTGCCCTGATGAACTTTCTGCTGGAACACTTTGAAGAGATTCCCAAAGAAGTGTTGCAGAAGTTGTGTTTTCCAGACGAAAGTGAGTAA
- a CDS encoding ribbon-helix-helix protein, CopG family, with product MGKVTVTIYMEEKDKEALQKLADAEERSLSQMAVLILKRAIKQAQNDGQ from the coding sequence ATGGGAAAAGTAACTGTAACTATTTACATGGAAGAAAAAGACAAAGAAGCCCTGCAAAAATTGGCTGATGCAGAGGAGCGTTCTTTGTCTCAAATGGCGGTGTTAATTTTGAAACGAGCGATTAAACAAGCTCAGAATGACGGACAATGA
- the hsdR gene encoding EcoAI/FtnUII family type I restriction enzme subunit R has protein sequence MSEAIDKKSLSERDICTKFITPALTNRGWDINTQIREEVTLTKGRVIVRGKLASRGEHKRADYVLYHKPGVPLAVIEAKDNNHGVSAGMQQAIATGELIDVPFIFSSNGDAFMMCDRTITQGQREREIPLDQFPTPQELWQKYCDWKGIDSEIQPIVAQDYYPSPDKKQPRYYQQIAINRTIEAIAKGQNRILLVMATGTGKTFTAFQIIWRLWKSGAKKRILFLADRNILVDQTRVNDFKPFGARMTKIKQRQIDKSYEIYLSLYQAVTGNEAAKNIYRQFSPDFFDLIIIDECHRGSADEDSAWREILEYFSSATQIGLTATPRETEEVSNSLYFGESIFTYSLKQGIEDGFLAPYKVIRIDFDTDLSGWKPKPGQRDKYGKEIPDQVFNQRDFDRTLVLEKRSELVARIISDYLKSSDRFAKTIVFCETTDHAERMRVALVNENTDLVAENNRYIMRITGDDAQGKAELDNFIDPESKYPTIVTTSELLTTGVDAKTCKLIVLDQRILSMTKFKQIVGRGTRIDEDYGKMFFTIIDFKKATQLFADPDFDGEPVQIYKPKPNDPINPPDHGDDDQVIDDGELSRKQKREKYVIADEEVAVAFIREQYHGKDGKLITESIKDYTRKTVSQEYASLDAFLKKWHASEQKQAIIQELQELGVPLEGLEKEIGKDFDPLDLICHVVFDQPPLTRKERANNVRKRNYFSKYGEQARTVLNALLDKYADEGIEDIESLDVLKVKPISDLGTPLEIIKIFGGKQAYLQALSVLKSELYRVS, from the coding sequence ATGTCAGAAGCAATTGACAAGAAATCTTTGAGTGAACGTGATATCTGTACAAAGTTTATTACACCTGCTTTGACTAATCGGGGATGGGATATCAACACTCAGATTCGAGAGGAAGTGACGCTGACAAAGGGTAGGGTGATTGTTAGGGGTAAGCTTGCTAGTCGAGGTGAGCATAAACGCGCTGATTATGTGCTGTATCACAAACCTGGTGTACCTCTGGCTGTAATTGAGGCTAAAGATAATAATCACGGCGTTAGCGCGGGAATGCAACAAGCGATCGCTACTGGTGAACTAATTGATGTACCGTTCATCTTTAGCTCGAATGGCGACGCTTTTATGATGTGCGATCGCACGATTACCCAAGGACAGCGAGAACGGGAAATTCCCCTTGACCAGTTTCCGACACCGCAGGAACTTTGGCAAAAATATTGCGATTGGAAGGGAATTGACTCGGAAATTCAGCCGATTGTGGCTCAAGATTATTACCCCAGTCCTGATAAAAAACAGCCACGCTATTATCAACAGATTGCCATTAATCGGACAATTGAAGCGATCGCTAAAGGACAAAACCGCATTCTGTTAGTGATGGCGACGGGTACAGGTAAGACTTTTACAGCTTTTCAGATTATTTGGCGGTTGTGGAAGTCGGGGGCGAAAAAGCGTATTCTGTTTTTGGCAGACCGGAATATTTTGGTTGACCAAACTAGAGTTAATGACTTTAAACCCTTTGGCGCAAGAATGACCAAAATTAAGCAGCGACAGATAGATAAATCTTATGAAATTTATCTCTCGCTGTATCAAGCGGTAACGGGAAATGAAGCAGCGAAAAATATTTATCGCCAATTTTCACCAGATTTTTTTGACTTAATTATTATAGATGAGTGCCATCGGGGAAGCGCGGATGAAGATTCGGCTTGGCGAGAGATTTTGGAATATTTTAGCAGTGCAACGCAGATTGGCTTGACTGCTACTCCAAGGGAAACAGAAGAAGTTTCTAATAGTCTTTATTTTGGCGAGTCAATTTTTACTTATTCGCTCAAACAAGGGATTGAAGATGGCTTTTTAGCTCCCTACAAAGTCATTCGCATTGATTTTGATACAGATTTGAGTGGATGGAAACCCAAGCCAGGACAAAGAGATAAATATGGTAAGGAAATTCCTGACCAAGTATTTAATCAGCGAGATTTTGATAGAACTCTGGTTTTAGAGAAGCGTTCTGAATTAGTCGCACGGATTATTTCTGATTATCTTAAATCAAGCGATCGCTTTGCCAAAACTATCGTTTTTTGTGAGACGACTGACCATGCAGAACGGATGCGGGTAGCATTGGTGAATGAAAATACTGATTTGGTGGCGGAGAATAACCGCTACATTATGCGAATTACTGGGGATGATGCTCAGGGTAAGGCAGAATTAGATAATTTCATTGACCCGGAAAGTAAATATCCGACGATTGTTACTACTTCTGAGTTACTGACGACTGGTGTTGATGCTAAAACTTGCAAGTTGATTGTTTTAGACCAGCGCATTCTGTCAATGACTAAATTTAAGCAAATTGTTGGTCGCGGTACTCGCATTGATGAAGACTACGGCAAAATGTTCTTCACCATTATCGATTTTAAGAAAGCGACTCAGTTATTTGCTGACCCTGATTTTGATGGTGAACCTGTACAAATTTACAAGCCTAAACCTAACGATCCAATTAATCCGCCTGATCATGGGGATGATGATCAAGTCATAGATGATGGTGAACTTAGCCGCAAGCAGAAGCGAGAAAAGTATGTAATTGCGGATGAAGAGGTGGCGGTTGCATTTATTCGGGAGCAATACCACGGTAAGGACGGTAAGCTGATTACGGAATCGATTAAGGACTATACTCGCAAAACAGTTAGTCAGGAGTACGCTTCGTTAGATGCATTCTTGAAGAAATGGCACGCTAGCGAGCAGAAGCAGGCTATTATCCAAGAGTTACAAGAACTGGGTGTGCCTTTGGAAGGGTTAGAAAAAGAGATTGGTAAGGATTTTGACCCTTTAGATTTGATTTGTCATGTTGTCTTTGATCAACCGCCACTAACTCGCAAAGAAAGGGCGAACAATGTCCGCAAGCGTAATTACTTTAGCAAGTATGGCGAACAAGCCAGAACGGTTCTCAATGCTTTGTTGGATAAGTATGCTGATGAGGGGATTGAAGATATTGAAAGTTTGGATGTGTTGAAAGTTAAACCTATCAGCGATTTAGGGACTCCGTTAGAGATAATTAAAATTTTTGGTGGTAAGCAAGCTTATTTACAAGCTTTGTCGGTTCTGAAGTCAGAACTATATCGAGTATCTTGA
- a CDS encoding restriction endonuclease subunit S, translated as MKLETFFENFELLTDAPNATAKLRGLILQLAVRGKLVCQDSNDELASQLIEKITLRKLDLIKKKKIKSTEKLPTIKEQEIAYKIPRVWEWVRFGDITICRDGERIPLSRDERVTRKGDYDYYGASGIIDQIDSFLFDQPLLLIGEDGANLINRSTPIAFIATGKYWVNNHAHVLDTISLDCLKYLEIYINAIDLKPYITGTAQPKMNQAKMNSIPVSLPPLAEQKRIVEKCDRLLSICDEIEKRQQQRQESIVRMNESAIAQLLSSQNPDEFRQHWQRICNNFDLLYNIPETIPKLRQAILQLAVQGKLVRQDPNDEPASALIKRMISKRDKLIANKKINNYKPQPPIELSEISFNLPNGWECVRLGEITDIVSGVTKGRNLTGRKTTYYPYLRVANVQRGFLDLEVMKEIEIPVEELEKYRLLVGDILLTEGGDWDKLGRSAIWQGQIQDCIHQNHVFRARPLDDGLLSEWAVMYTNSPVGRQYFETAAKRTTNLASINMTQLRYCPFPLPPLAEQKRIVEKCDRLMSLCDTLEAKLKQGRDSSEKLMEVAAKQVLTA; from the coding sequence ATGAAGCTTGAAACTTTTTTTGAAAATTTTGAATTGTTGACTGATGCGCCAAATGCAACAGCTAAGTTACGGGGATTGATTTTGCAATTAGCAGTTCGAGGTAAGCTTGTTTGTCAAGACTCAAATGATGAGTTGGCTTCACAACTTATAGAAAAAATAACATTAAGAAAACTTGATTTAATTAAGAAAAAGAAAATTAAATCAACTGAAAAATTGCCAACAATTAAAGAGCAAGAGATAGCATATAAAATTCCTAGAGTATGGGAATGGGTACGTTTTGGAGATATTACTATCTGTAGAGATGGAGAAAGAATTCCCTTATCTAGAGATGAGAGAGTTACCCGTAAGGGCGATTATGACTATTATGGAGCGTCAGGAATAATTGATCAAATAGATAGCTTCTTATTCGATCAGCCTCTCTTATTAATTGGAGAAGATGGCGCAAATTTAATCAATCGTTCTACGCCTATTGCATTTATAGCTACTGGTAAATATTGGGTGAATAATCACGCTCATGTTTTAGATACTATTTCACTTGATTGCTTAAAATATCTTGAAATTTATATCAATGCAATTGATTTAAAGCCTTATATTACAGGCACAGCCCAGCCTAAAATGAATCAGGCTAAGATGAATTCCATTCCTGTTTCATTACCACCACTTGCAGAACAAAAACGCATTGTAGAGAAGTGCGATCGCCTGCTTTCTATCTGTGACGAAATCGAAAAACGGCAGCAGCAAAGGCAAGAGAGTATAGTGAGGATGAATGAGAGTGCGATCGCTCAACTCCTCTCCTCCCAAAATCCTGATGAATTCCGCCAACACTGGCAGCGCATTTGCAATAATTTTGACTTACTCTACAACATCCCTGAAACGATTCCTAAACTGCGTCAGGCGATTTTGCAATTAGCAGTGCAGGGTAAACTTGTGCGTCAAGATCCAAATGATGAGCCTGCATCAGCACTCATAAAAAGAATGATTTCTAAGAGAGATAAGCTGATAGCAAACAAAAAAATCAATAATTATAAGCCTCAACCACCTATTGAACTTAGTGAAATTTCCTTTAATCTACCTAATGGTTGGGAGTGTGTTCGACTTGGAGAAATTACAGATATTGTTAGTGGTGTAACTAAAGGTCGTAATTTAACTGGTAGAAAAACGACATATTACCCATATCTGCGAGTTGCAAATGTTCAAAGAGGTTTTCTCGATCTTGAAGTGATGAAAGAAATTGAAATACCTGTAGAAGAACTAGAAAAGTATAGGCTCCTAGTTGGGGATATCTTACTTACTGAAGGTGGAGATTGGGATAAGCTTGGCCGATCTGCAATTTGGCAAGGTCAAATTCAAGACTGTATACATCAAAATCATGTCTTCAGGGCAAGACCTTTAGATGATGGTTTACTTTCAGAATGGGCTGTAATGTATACAAACTCTCCTGTAGGAAGACAATATTTTGAAACAGCAGCTAAGAGAACTACAAATCTTGCTTCTATTAACATGACACAACTGCGTTATTGTCCATTTCCGCTACCACCGCTTGCAGAACAAAAACGCATTGTAGAGAAATGCGATCGCCTGATGTCTCTCTGCGATACCCTAGAAGCCAAATTGAAACAAGGGCGAGATAGCAGCGAGAAACTGATGGAAGTCGCAGCAAAGCAAGTTTTAACAGCCTGA
- a CDS encoding CHAT domain-containing protein, whose translation MKILHLDLKPVGDRYAQLRLFWDNPNNCQSRQLPLTEITGLIQKVETDYYTRLPEDYAKTGQALYNWLDGSDRIFQSAISQHKREGIVLAIAATAKLAHLPWEILHDSTDFLLNRRPFPIIPIRWVKDDDSKQLTPEDQPANRALNVLFMATSPLGIEPELKFEAEEAKILEATKRQPLSLIVEESGCLKELGYLVDDNEKNYFDVIHLTGHATFRDGKPRFITETELGEAEYSSAEDIATELQFQLPKLIFLSGCNTGYSRDAGSVLSMAEALLKHGATAVIGWGQRVLDTDATATAAALYQELSAGKTLTEAIAIAYQVLLKNQARDWHLLRLYVAETLPGALVKRGRKPVPRASVAQEFLDPEKKLRVATRETFVGRRRQLQNCLRVLKPYSEKIGVLIHGMGGLGKSTIAARLCDRLSESEKIIWWRQIDESSLVSQLADKLRNAELRTALREGKEELKYRLRDVFAELNQSGEKPFLLVFDDFEWNLEHRQGRYILKTQVAEILKSLVWAIKENNADHRIIITCRYDFESDQDESFDKQPLESFRKSDLQKKLSRLTAFNSEEISLNLIEQAEILADGNPRLLEFFNEVLLGQDAERQLSQYQTSSHGWRERIIWERDDAPRLQIDQYIEPIVSRCLVFEIPVPRSALEAVCESISEYQKQLNRAIELGLIEVSPEAEESNRLYRVSRIIPHIIPNIHLPEAPKVYSLYQRASEKLRELWGNKQNESEEKWQEIFRLKFANKENPERFREGFYQMLAVQHNSEADKGFKSELRKCADDLVEDGLYEALSNYLQQKQWRKADEETAWIFYQVMVKEKYQDWVDLLKNFPCETLKAIDQLWLDNSNNTLGISIQSRIYRSLSGEDVWEQFCDRVWGSRFKTYNEIMGDIEESEESVIPAIASIPVLIYTILNRNFGVPLIWEVIRMLEIGVHSLLSRRDL comes from the coding sequence ATGAAGATTCTCCACCTTGATCTGAAACCCGTGGGCGATCGCTACGCTCAGTTGCGTTTATTCTGGGATAATCCCAACAATTGCCAGTCTCGTCAGCTACCCCTGACAGAAATCACTGGGTTGATTCAAAAGGTAGAAACAGATTATTACACCAGACTGCCCGAAGACTATGCTAAGACTGGGCAGGCACTTTATAACTGGTTAGATGGGAGCGATCGCATTTTTCAAAGTGCTATTTCCCAGCATAAGCGTGAGGGTATCGTTCTTGCTATTGCTGCAACCGCAAAACTCGCTCATTTACCGTGGGAAATACTGCACGATAGTACAGATTTTTTGCTGAATCGGCGACCTTTTCCGATTATTCCCATCCGGTGGGTAAAGGATGATGATTCTAAACAACTAACACCGGAAGATCAGCCAGCAAATCGGGCATTAAATGTTCTGTTTATGGCAACTTCCCCATTGGGAATCGAACCGGAACTGAAGTTTGAGGCTGAAGAAGCCAAAATTTTAGAAGCAACGAAGCGTCAACCTTTATCGTTGATAGTGGAAGAAAGTGGTTGCCTAAAAGAGTTGGGCTATTTGGTGGATGATAACGAGAAGAATTACTTTGATGTTATCCACCTGACAGGTCATGCTACGTTTCGGGATGGAAAACCACGTTTTATCACTGAGACGGAATTGGGAGAAGCAGAATACAGCAGTGCAGAAGACATCGCTACAGAATTGCAATTCCAACTGCCTAAGCTAATTTTCCTTTCTGGTTGTAATACTGGATACTCAAGGGACGCAGGTTCGGTACTATCAATGGCAGAGGCATTACTAAAGCATGGTGCAACTGCTGTTATCGGTTGGGGTCAGCGAGTGTTGGATACTGATGCAACTGCTACTGCTGCTGCCTTGTACCAGGAATTGTCAGCCGGAAAGACGCTTACAGAAGCAATTGCGATCGCTTATCAAGTACTGCTAAAAAATCAAGCACGAGATTGGCATTTGTTGCGCTTGTATGTGGCAGAAACTCTACCGGGTGCGTTGGTCAAGCGCGGACGTAAACCCGTACCTCGTGCTTCTGTTGCTCAAGAGTTTTTAGACCCAGAGAAGAAACTGAGAGTTGCCACCCGTGAGACTTTTGTTGGTCGTCGTCGCCAGTTACAAAACTGTTTGCGGGTACTCAAGCCCTATTCAGAAAAGATTGGGGTTTTAATTCATGGCATGGGAGGATTAGGAAAAAGTACCATTGCTGCGAGATTGTGCGATCGCTTATCTGAAAGTGAAAAAATCATTTGGTGGCGACAAATTGATGAATCTAGTTTGGTGAGTCAGCTAGCAGATAAACTGAGGAATGCAGAACTAAGGACAGCACTTAGGGAAGGCAAAGAGGAACTCAAATATCGATTAAGAGATGTGTTCGCGGAGTTGAACCAATCTGGGGAGAAACCCTTTTTGCTGGTATTTGATGACTTTGAATGGAATTTAGAACATCGTCAAGGAAGGTATATTCTCAAAACTCAAGTAGCAGAAATATTGAAGTCATTAGTATGGGCAATTAAAGAAAATAATGCCGACCACCGTATTATTATTACCTGTCGTTATGACTTTGAATCAGACCAGGATGAATCATTTGACAAACAACCTCTAGAATCCTTCCGCAAATCGGATCTACAGAAAAAACTGAGTCGCTTAACAGCTTTTAATTCCGAGGAAATTTCTCTAAATTTAATTGAGCAAGCCGAAATTTTGGCTGATGGTAATCCTCGTTTATTAGAATTCTTCAATGAGGTATTGTTAGGACAAGACGCAGAAAGACAACTTAGTCAATATCAAACTAGTTCTCATGGTTGGAGAGAAAGAATTATTTGGGAGCGAGATGATGCCCCAAGATTACAAATCGACCAGTATATAGAGCCAATAGTTAGTCGATGTTTGGTATTTGAAATTCCTGTCCCCAGATCTGCCTTAGAAGCTGTTTGTGAGTCTATCTCTGAGTATCAAAAACAGTTAAATCGAGCGATTGAACTAGGACTAATAGAAGTAAGTCCCGAAGCGGAAGAATCCAATCGTTTGTATCGAGTATCACGCATTATACCCCATATTATCCCCAATATTCACCTCCCAGAAGCACCAAAAGTCTATTCTCTCTACCAAAGAGCTTCTGAAAAATTACGTGAGTTATGGGGTAATAAACAGAACGAAAGCGAAGAAAAATGGCAGGAGATTTTTAGGTTGAAATTTGCCAATAAAGAAAACCCTGAACGATTTAGGGAAGGCTTTTATCAGATGTTGGCAGTTCAACATAACTCAGAAGCCGATAAAGGTTTTAAATCTGAATTAAGAAAATGTGCTGATGACTTGGTAGAAGATGGATTATATGAAGCATTATCAAATTATTTGCAGCAGAAGCAGTGGCGAAAGGCAGACGAAGAAACTGCTTGGATTTTCTACCAAGTCATGGTTAAAGAAAAATATCAAGATTGGGTAGATTTGTTAAAGAATTTCCCCTGTGAAACTCTCAAGGCAATTGATCAACTCTGGCTTGACAATAGTAACAATACATTGGGTATCAGCATCCAAAGTAGAATTTACCGGAGTCTAAGTGGAGAGGATGTTTGGGAACAGTTTTGCGATCGCGTTTGGGGGTCTAGGTTTAAAACGTATAATGAAATCATGGGAGACATAGAAGAGAGTGAAGAAAGTGTGATACCAGCAATAGCCTCCATACCAGTATTAATTTATACCATATTAAACAGGAATTTTGGCGTACCTTTAATTTGGGAGGTAATTAGGATGTTAGAGATAGGTGTGCACTCTCTTCTCTCGCGCAGAGACTTGTAA